The following nucleotide sequence is from Drosophila kikkawai strain 14028-0561.14 chromosome 2L, DkikHiC1v2, whole genome shotgun sequence.
AACAGTGTGGCAGATGAAAATGTTGCATTCAACCTAAAAAATCCCAACAAGTtgaaatttcctaaaaaatccagAATTCCAATTTTCATCGGATAATCAGCGGATTTCCAGAAAAAGTTAAGAAACTAAATATTtcagtaaatataaaaacaacaatcggtattttttaattaaaaataaatatataccgTGACTTTTTCCCAAATACTGATATTGCGATAGTTTGCAATTAAGTATGACCGTAGATAGTTTCGAAATGCGcactttttaaaatagaaaagagGAATTTCGTGAAATATATTCCAAATTTTGACCAAAATCcacttcatattttttaaatatgcttCAACTCTTGTTTCGTCTTcttttattatacaaaaacTGTACAAGTCGCATTTATCACAGTGAAAACTGAagattgttttttaaatgaaataaaatttaactaaGCAAAAATAGAGATGGTAACTGGGGGATGTTGCTTAAAACTATAACTATACAAAAATGATttagttcttcttcttcttcttgtctGGCTGGGCCAAGCCTTGAGTTTCTTGGTATTGGCGGACGATCTGTTCTTGGATATCTGGAAGGCAGGGCGAGTACCGAGAGTACTCCATGGTGAACTCACCCTTGCCCTGGGTACTCGATctgaaaaacacaacaaaatatcaattaatatAATTGTGATTTAAACTTTACTTTATCCCCTCACCTCAGCTCGCCGGCATAGCCAAACATATCATTGAGAGGCACCTCAGCATAGACCGTGAACCAGCCTTCGGTTCCCTCTGTGCCGGTGATAATGCCATGCCTCTTGCTCAGATGACCCATCACAGCGCCCTGGAACTCCTCGGGAGCGGTGACTTCCACCAGCATAATGGGTTCCAAGATCTGCCAGCTGCCATTTTGGAAGACATCCTTGATGGCTCCATGGGCGGCCAACATGAAGGCCAGCTCACTGGAGTCCACGATGTGGTGACCACCATCCTGAAGGCGGAACCGAATGCCAGATAGCTTGTGGCCCGAGAGCATACCCTTCTCAGCCATTTCTCGGTAGCCTAAAAAGCATAAAAGTTAAGtctcaaaataaaattcaaaatattgaAGTACTCACCCTTTTCCACGCCAGGCACAAATTGTTTTGGCACATTTGTGCCCACAGTTTCGTCCACAAACTCCAGGAGGGTATTTTGATTGGGCGGCAGTGGCTCCATGACTCCAATAATTCTGGCATATTGACCCGATCCTCCAGACTGTTTCTTATGCAGATAATCAAACTCACAGGGTCCAACCAGCGTCTCCCTAAATGCCACCTTAGGCTTACCCAGCGTCACTGGGCAGCCGTACTCCCTCTCCATACGCTGGGCATAGATCTCCAAGTGCAGTTCACCCATTCCAGAGACAAGGGTTTCCTTGACATCGTTATCGAAAAAGAAGTGGAAGGTGGGATCCTCTTTGGTGAATCTCGCAATGGCCTTTGAGAAGTTATCCCTGTCCTTGGAGTTGTTTGGTTTGATGGCCATTGAAACCACAGGTTCTGGCACAAAAATGGATTCCATGGCCAGATTGTCCTTGGGATTGGTAGTGAAGGTGTCACCAGAGGCGCAATCCACTCCAAATAGAGCGAAAATATCGCCGGCATAGACCTCGTTGACATCCTCCATTTGGTTGGAGTGAAGGCGAACGAGGCGAGCGATACGCACCTTCTTGTTGGTGCGAGCATTGAAGATGTTGTCGCCCTTCTTTAGCACACCCTGGTAGCACCTGAGGTAGGTCAGTTGTCCAAATCGTCCCGCTTCCAGTTTGAAGGCCAAGCCCACAAACGAATCCTTGCCATCGCGAGCCGGGTTCAAGACTATCTTCTCTGGTTCTTGTCCCTCCTTTTCGATGAAGCCCAGATTCTCCACCTCTCCGGGATGGGGCAGGTAATCCAGTACAGCGTCCAGCAGGGGCTGAACACCCTTGTTTTTCAGGGCAGTTCCCACCAACACCGGCGTAAAGGTCCTTTTGATGCAGGTTCGCCGCAAGGCAGCTCTCATGTCATCCTCCGTGAAGGGTTTCTCCTCCAGGAAGAACTCCCCGAACGTGTCATCGGCATTGGAGAGATGCTCAATGAGTTCCTGCCTCCTCTCCTGGCTCTCCACACGCATATCCTGAGGGATTTCGTCCAGCCGCACATTCATGCCATGTTCGCCGTCGAAATATATGGCACGTTCCCTTACCAAATCCACAATTCCCTTGCAGTTGCTCTCCACCCCAATGGGCAGTTGGATAAACGCAGCATTATGATTCATTTTGGACCTCATTTGCGACAGGACTCTGTAGGGATTCGAGCCCAGGCGATCCAGTTTGTTGATAAAAGCCAGACACGGGACATTGTATCGCTTCATCTGCCTGTTGACGGTCAGGGTTTGGCTCTGAACTCCACCGACGGCGCAAAGAACCAGCACGGCGCCGTCTAGAACGCGAAGAGCACGCTCCACTTCCACGGTAAAGTCCACATGTCCCGGTGTATCAATGATATTGATATTGGTGTCCTTCCACAGGGTGTAGGTGGCCGCCGACTGGATGGTGATGCCGCGCTGCCGCTCCAGCTCCATGCTGTCCATGGTGGCACCGACATTGTCCTTGCCCCGCACCTCGTGCATCTCAGCAATCCGGCCCGTGTAGAAGAGTATCCTCTCCGTCAGAGTCGTCTTACCACTGTCTATATGCGCCGATATGCCTATATTTCGGATCTTCTCGATCGGCTTGTGCTCCGAGAACTTGGCATGCGAGCTGTAGCCGGCCTGCAAggtaatatattaattttatttgcttttcttACAATTACATAACGAGCCGTTGGTTTTTGGCTCGTTTTTCTTTGTTCAACTTACTTTGCCCAGAGTTTCCAATGCCCTTACGCGCAGGGCATGGTTCCCGGTCAGCAATCGTGTAATTAGCGACATCCTGgctagtttttaattaataaatctggatttaattaaaaaacacgCGCACGAGGGGACAGTTACCAAACCAGTGTGACCAGTGCGGAGACCGCCAAAATATACCATCATGTGGCTTCAAATATACTaaataaggaaataataaTAGGGCTGCATATAATACCGTTAATTTCAAATAGGTTTGTTTGCAAAGTATTAAGtgtacttttaattaaaaattaaagataatcattatttaaatttaaatttctttgaatgcaaataattattttaaataattggaAAATGATCCAAGAAATCTtaccaagaaaaaaatatattttaattttttttgaaccctttattattattacctaCTAACTAAATATGCAAAAAgaagctttatattttatttatattattatattatatttatcttatattttatattaatttatgaaatttcatCAATTTTTTCATAGACAAAGaatcaatatttttgttatacatctcaccttaaattaaacaattaaaaccaaGCACTTCCCctctcaaaataattaaactttattgtatatattacatttatatttcaacaAATTCCTTTAGTAGGGAGGTAATACGATTACAAGATTGGTTTTCGGAGTTATCTCTTTGATATGTTGACAGGCAATTCATTTGTTGTGCCACATCGCACATTTCGGATGTTTTATATACGCAAAATGGGACGGTTGGTGGTACATACAGACATCATGGGTTTTAATATGGATTATAGACACACACAGATATACATAATTGTTATACAGGTACACGAATTTATGCTAAAAATGTAGTTAAATCATTGACTCAAACGGATGTTTCTGTTGGTGTAAGATATCCACGCCACAATTGCTTCGACGTATTAAATTTTGGGTTCTGCAATggtgaaattttaaattaataattataaaacataGATTTGGAATGCCAAATAATAACCTAGACTGACTCTTATCTATTTACGTACAGCTTAAATCAGGGAAATATGTAAAGATGCACAATACAGACGTCTAACACGATGCTAATAGAGCTATGAAGGCTTTGATTTTTTGAAAACAGAGTTTGAAGAGTATCAAAAAtagttgcatttatttacattttaaaatctataaattttgAAACTTCAAACTCTGTTTCGCAATCATTATGAACGGATTTGGTGCTATTTATATGAACGTTCAGAGATATAGATTTGGGAGCAGTAGGTGCCACACTCAACACACTCACAACTATTCACAAAATACACTGAGAACGAACGATGCAAAATACCAAAGTAACAAAATGAAAGATAGAGGGattcagttttttgttttctttttttgtttagcaatttatttaatatttgttatatttttgtatatatattttgtatattttacttgtgtttgttttggttaaggtgtgtgtgtttggtttCAAACTTAGTGTTAggcataaaatataatacaaattgtttACAGCTTTGTCTTGGCTAGGCTAAATGATACTCCCCTTCTTAAACAACCCGCGCCCCCCAAGATATATCCCATCAGATCACAGTTCAATATAAACCCCACATATAGCTAACCAAGTCAAAGTCAGGGAATGGGAATTGTGTAGTTGGAAAAACATCGGCTTACCGATGGAGATTCTGTTCTGTGGCTTCTTCTCGCTACCCTAGTCTTTGTCTTTGTCTTCGGAATTGACTCTATAAAATTCGTTTCAAAAGTGTATATTTGGAGTGGTTTTTGGTTGTCGTTATTAAATAAGTAATACTTGTATATAACTGGTACCtgagcccaaaaaaaaaactcaaatgCAAACAACCCTCTACTGGCACACCTACAAATCGTCCTCTGGAAAAACTACTACGATATTAGAGATACATATAGTAAATAGAGATTATGATACGGCGGCTGTGAATGACCAACTACAAATACATATAGATGTGTGTGGCTGTGCGTGGGTTCTTTGTGCTTTTGTTCCgcttggatttggatttggatctGGATCTGGATCCTCCTTAGACGGGCGTTATGTTGGCCGGGCCCGGCAcctgggaggaggaggatcctTCAAGCCTGGCCGCTGCCTCCTTGCAATTGCTTATCTGttggggctgctgctgcggctgctgcggctgctgctgtgctcCCGCCGGATTCGTCATGGCTTCACTGTACTCATCCGCCTCGTGCATGGGCGAAAGGCGTGGCGAGAGAGTGGCATTCGGGGGCGCACTGTTGAGAGTTGGAGGCATGAGGGGAATGCGAAGACGAGCATGaatgatttaatatatttttaaaaataattatataattaaaataatacaaattaataaataaattaaaataaaatgtttatgaatttgtttttaattgaaaaagtacaaaattaaaaatgctgtTAAGTGAACTATGTATAATTATGATGATTTTGTAATCCACATATGTGGACTttcaatgattttaaaatctttttctagaaatatgttcattttttttatacatttttaagatcAAGTAGCTCTGGGCCTTTATAATTTAGGAAAATTAGttatatgaaataattatcCTTGGAGTATatcattttcttatttaatctTTCTAAGCAAGCGagcctttaattttataataaagatAATACCCAATTTGGACTGCAAATTATGACTAGATTATTGAGCATAGGAAAGAAGGGATAAAGAGTTTTATGTACAGAAAAGCATGAAAAGATTCTAGCCCTTCATGAAAAGAATGATGTGTTTCATGTATGAATGCCTGAGGAAGGGGACTCTCTCTATACTCTGAACACACTTACTGGTTGCCATTGATTTGACGAACTTTAACGGTGACCGGAATGATCAGTTGATCCGAGATCCCATTGCCATCCTTGCTGATCTGCTGCCAGACTGTAGACCGATCCTGGGGAATGTTCACTGTGGGTCCATTGTTGCTCCCACTGCTGGGTTTACTTCCCGAAAGGGGAATGTGAATGGTGGTGGGACCCGACTGGTTGGCATTGTAGTTGGGCCCAGTACCAGCTCCCGGGGGATGCTGATGGTGATTGTCCTTCAATGTAAGAATTGGCACATAGTTGCATAGTTTTTGGGACCAAAATTAGCTCGGAAAGAGGGGATAGATATAGCATATCTAAAGGTCTAATGTTGCATAGGTGGAAGAGAGGCGCATAAGCAAAAAGAGCTCGCTAAATTAATGGATGTGTCTCAAAAAAGGTGTTCGATCGAGTGAATGTGTCAAAAAATATGCCAATTAAGGTGAAATTGTGTTATAATTTATGCcaattatttgttgtttaatttttttatttgtatttttttttgtttcattttttgttttgtgttttgcaattttgaatttttgccTAAGCTTTTTTTACATCAATTTTCGCTACAATTAGGTGTGTTTTTATGTCGCTGGTTAGTTACTTGAACTTTCAACCCGATGACTATAAAATAACATAACAGGTTCCATTTAATACATTTAGGTACTTGTTGTACAGTGTAAACGCTTGACTAATTATGACTTAATCTAGAAtttcatttacatttataaatatcatagatatatgtatatatatagggtAAGAGTAGTTCTTTTTAGAGTAGGTTCGGATAGGTAACACATTTTGGTTTGCACTACGTAAAAACACATAatttccatttgttttttgtttttttttgtgggttttggCATTTACAGGTGTTCTAAAAgcttaaaatcaaaaaatattttaaaaaacgttcatcaaaaatataaacaaaatgcaaaaaatagCAGCATGCCATAtaggtttaaattaaaatgggaCACAAGGGTAAAAACATTTACAAAATACTGTTAAAGACATGATAAAAAACGTATAGTATATATAACAGAGAATTATGCATATACAGGGTTATAATAGCTATATAGTTGGTAGTTGAAGAAATTTTTTCAAGACCgacaaaatgcaattaaatcaatacaaaaaaaatctatgaTTAATTGAGTTTATCGGTTTCGGAAGCACCATCGATCTCTAATCGTTGGCTGTGTGCTTTTCCTGCAAACGCAAATGAAATgggcttttcttttctttgctATTTGGTGTGTTGGTGGTTGTGTGCTTGTGGGTGGTGCTTGTCTTTATATGTGCTTGGTGTTGGGTGTTGGTGTTTCTATTTCTTGAGCAGACTACTCTGGGCCTCAAACTCCTTCTCATTTGCATTTGAGGTTGAGCAGCTGATGAGCCCAAGGCCAACGGCACTGCCTGCACCGCCAGCACCACCTTCGACCGGTGGCTTGGTCACCACCCGGCCATTACGACCTTTTCCCCAGGGGAAAATTCTCGCCAATAAGCCCACCTCAGCGTCCAGTTTGTGCAGATCATCTGCCGCCGCCCTCTTGGTCATCTCTGGCATTATGTCGTCCAGGATCTTAAGCTCGCGACGCGTAAACACCAGATCCAAGGCCTTGCGTATGCCAATCATCACCACCAACATCAGCGGAAACAGGATGGAGGTCTGCGAGAAGGACTTGATCAGCCAGAGAATAATGAGACAGGCCAGCTGAATGATGGTGAACAAGTGAACGCGCTTAATGGGGACCTGaaaggaaattaaagaaattaaaagttataatAATCAGGAACTTTAAAAGACTAAAGAAGAAGCCTTAAAGTCCCCCCCCACTCACCTGTCGCAGGAACATATAATCCGGTTGGTACTTGGCCGGCATGAACATGATCAGTATGCGATCGAAGAACTGTAGACCCTTGAGCGAGGCCACTCCCATGTACAGAAAGACACCGAACAGGACCGGCATGGGTATGTGGCCGAGCAGCGGGGTCAACAGCACAGAAACTCCGATGGTCAGGAAGATCAGGATGTGGGTTACCCGCTGCTCGCGCACACCCAGGAACTGTGGCTTCTCACCAGGGGCCGAGCACTCAGATTCAAGCTTCAGTGAGTTCACGTGATTGATGCTCAAGACGGTGGCAGCCACGAACCTTGTGAAGAGagattaattaagaaattaattaaaaaatcatttaagaTTATTTAGATCTTTTCCAATCGCAACTCACCAAGGCAGACCCATCAAGCTGCAAATGGCAATCAAAATTGAGAGAATAAACAAATCCAAATGGTAGCCGCAGCCCTTCTTCAGCTTGTTCTCCTTGCGATTCACTATAACGGCGGTGATCTGCTGGTCCATAAAGATCAGGATGGTTCCAAGCAGGGCAGGAAATACTGCAATAATGGGCGACCACCAGGGATTCTTCTCAGAGAACGGTGGAATCAGCCAGCCGCGGGTGCTCAGAGTGGGCTTCAGCTCATTGGGAACCTCCAGCTTCTGGGTGGGTACGCCCAGCGAATAGTCAAAGAAGCTCATGGCAAAGATGGCAATCAACACGGAGAAGTCGCTAATGTACTGGCGGACGATCGAGGGGAAGAACAGGGCGTTCTTGAAGTCCTTCAGCAGGGTGGAGATGATAAAGGTGCCCGTGCAAAGAACCACCGACATCAGGAAAACATTCTCGGTGGGTGGCGTTCCGCAATCTCCGCCAACCAGGGTGCCATTGTAAGACTAAATaagattaataaaaatatttaaagtatttgaaATTACAAGAATTTATAGAATATATTGTAATATCTTGTATAATTAATTTACCTCACAATAATCCCAATTATACTTGGCATAATCCACCACACTGGCATTGCTCCCAATTGGCGGTGTACATACACAGTCGTATATCCCCTGATTGACTGGAAAGTTCTTCCCAATAACAACCACATTCTCAATGGCCTTGTAGATGAAAATGAAGGCAATCAGGGTGGCAAAATTCTCCTCGGTGAAGCGGGTTATGTAGCAGACGAGGGCACTGGCATCAATCGCGGTCAGGACGATGCAAATGCCGGCGACCCACATGCCGATCCAGAACCGGAAGGTCATGTATTCCCAGCCCATCTTCAGACAGAACTCGTAGATAATTGACTCAAAGACCAGGACTGGACCGGTGGACCCGAGAATTGTCAGCGGCTGACCCGAAAAGAAGCCATAGCCCATGCCACAGACGAACCCGGAAACCAGAGACTCCATCGCGGCCATGTGCTTGCCGGTGGCCTCCGCCAGGAGACCGCCGAACGTAATGATCGGGGAGAGGCAGGCAAAGTACAGGAAGATCCAGGAGGCAACGCACTGCATGGATAAAGCGTCCTTGTAGTCACTAATGTACCAGGGTATCTTCCGCTTGACGTCATTGATGAGACCGCCAAAGAGACGGCCTGTCCTGGACAAACCGGACTCCTCCCTTAAACGcgcctcttcctcctcctcgtccaccTCCTCCTTGGGCAGCTCTGGTGGTCGCTTTCGCACTTCCTGCGAGGGAATGGCTGCCGGTGGCTCAATACGAATGGTGGGATCCCATTCGCCAGGCGGTAAAACAGTGACAGCATCCAGGAACTCATCCACTCCGGCCAAAAGGTGATCCCGCTTCCGCGCACGGTAGGCCACCTCGTGGAAGATCTCATCGGACATCAGGGTGGCCATGGCCCGGCCAATCTCATGGAAGTTGCTCTGACTGCCTGGAGGGCCCAGCAGGATGAAGATGAATCTGCAAATTAATTTGGGATTCATTTTAGGTAAATAAAATGGCCTAAAAAGAGATCTTGAGCTCACCTGGTGGGCACTGGCACCTCGGTGAGATCGCCCATGACCGCCGCCGAACTTAAGCGAATGAAGCAGGAGAGCGTTCGCTCCAGGAAGTCCACCTCGCCCACTAGGATGTTGCTGGCCTCCGCGCCCGGCGGTATCTTGCGCATAAAGTGGGTGTTGCCCTTGTGCTGCTGCTCGTTTAGCTCGGTGCCGCTTCCCGGCCTGGCCATCGACTGGTTGCTGGGGCTCTTGACCATGTCCTCTGTGATCACCGGCAGGTTTTGTGCAGGTCGTGATTTTTTAGAATTAGATTTTTTCTCTGCATTAGTCGGGAGTTTGCAGGTTTTTTTGGTTTCACGGGGTGCAGGTTTTGGTAtcgtatattatattttttaggatACGTGCGTTGATAGGTATTACAACAATAATAAGAACAACAACATGTAGTTCAACACGTTACAACgatacaacaaaaaacataCGAAAAAAGAAGTGCAAAAGAGAGATATTGGATTAAATTCGGTTTTGGCTAAAAGATGCTGCAAGAGATTGTTCAAATTCGGTTCAGATACTGAGATAATGAAgcatgcaaaatatattttaaattggaaaGAAGTTAGTTTgagaagtgtgtgtgtgtgtgtgttaggtGACAAGCGTGCAGATGTGTGTTTTAtttgggtttttaatttttccttcaGAACCAATCCCTGCTTTTCGAATTCGAATAATCATTTCAACCTTCATGCAAATTTTGCCACCTTCTTAGGCCCTTTTTTCAAACCAATTCTATTTACAAAACTCCAAACTaccaaacaaatattcaatatttatatatcagGACTATTTAAACGATCAACAGACACGCAAAATCAAACGGTAAACAATAACGAACACGGTCAGTTCTTGAGTTGATTGAATTTCGACTTTGGACTTAGGTTCTTTACCGAGCGCTCTGTTGCTGGGTTTTCCACTGGGCACCGTTAGGAAACGCCCCatgccgccggcagcggtGCTCAGGTTTGGATTTCCATTGGTTCCGGGCGGTCCAGG
It contains:
- the Ndae1 gene encoding electroneutral sodium bicarbonate exchanger 1 isoform X3, yielding MNSSSGDDEAPKDPRTGGEDFTQQFTENDFEGHRAHTVYVGVHVPGGRRHSQRRRKHHHSGPGGGGGGGGGSIGGSGSVGGGAGKDNTSEKQQEVERPVTPPAQRVQFILGEDVNDGTHVSHPLFSEMGMLVKEGDEIEWKETARWIKFEEDVEEGGNRWSKPHVATLSLHSLFELRRLLVNGSVMLDMEADNLEVMADLVCDQMVSAGTLPPGVKDKVKDALLRRHRHQHEYAKKTRLPIIRSLADMRNQSSSKIEEHTLGATTPISLTASEPGPPGTNGNPNLSTAAGGMGRFLTVPSGKPSNRALEDMVKSPSNQSMARPGSGTELNEQQHKGNTHFMRKIPPGAEASNILVGEVDFLERTLSCFIRLSSAAVMGDLTEVPVPTRFIFILLGPPGSQSNFHEIGRAMATLMSDEIFHEVAYRARKRDHLLAGVDEFLDAVTVLPPGEWDPTIRIEPPAAIPSQEVRKRPPELPKEEVDEEEEEARLREESGLSRTGRLFGGLINDVKRKIPWYISDYKDALSMQCVASWIFLYFACLSPIITFGGLLAEATGKHMAAMESLVSGFVCGMGYGFFSGQPLTILGSTGPVLVFESIIYEFCLKMGWEYMTFRFWIGMWVAGICIVLTAIDASALVCYITRFTEENFATLIAFIFIYKAIENVVVIGKNFPVNQGIYDCVCTPPIGSNASVVDYAKYNWDYCESYNGTLVGGDCGTPPTENVFLMSVVLCTGTFIISTLLKDFKNALFFPSIVRQYISDFSVLIAIFAMSFFDYSLGVPTQKLEVPNELKPTLSTRGWLIPPFSEKNPWWSPIIAVFPALLGTILIFMDQQITAVIVNRKENKLKKGCGYHLDLFILSILIAICSLMGLPWFVAATVLSINHVNSLKLESECSAPGEKPQFLGVREQRVTHILIFLTIGVSVLLTPLLGHIPMPVLFGVFLYMGVASLKGLQFFDRILIMFMPAKYQPDYMFLRQVPIKRVHLFTIIQLACLIILWLIKSFSQTSILFPLMLVVMIGIRKALDLVFTRRELKILDDIMPEMTKRAAADDLHKLDAEDNHHQHPPGAGTGPNYNANQSGPTTIHIPLSGSKPSSGSNNGPTVNIPQDRSTVWQQISKDGNGISDQLIIPVTVKVRQINGNHAPPNATLSPRLSPMHEADEYSEAMTNPAGAQQQPQQPQQQPQQISNCKEAAARLEGSSSSQVPGPANITPV
- the Ndae1 gene encoding electroneutral sodium bicarbonate exchanger 1 isoform X1, which encodes MPQQAQLKHIHGHGRLPRVIATDGSRPWTMNSSSGDDEAPKDPRTGGEDFTQQFTENDFEGHRAHTVYVGVHVPGGRRHSQRRRKHHHSGPGGGGGGGGGSIGGSGSVGGGAGKDNTSEKQQEVERPVTPPAQRVQFILGEDVNDGTHVSHPLFSEMGMLVKEGDEIEWKETARWIKFEEDVEEGGNRWSKPHVATLSLHSLFELRRLLVNGSVMLDMEADNLEVMADLVCDQMVSAGTLPPGVKDKVKDALLRRHRHQHEYAKKTRLPIIRSLADMRNQSSSKIEEHTLGATTPISLTASEPGPPGTNGNPNLSTAAGGMGRFLTVPSGKPSNRALEDMVKSPSNQSMARPGSGTELNEQQHKGNTHFMRKIPPGAEASNILVGEVDFLERTLSCFIRLSSAAVMGDLTEVPVPTRFIFILLGPPGSQSNFHEIGRAMATLMSDEIFHEVAYRARKRDHLLAGVDEFLDAVTVLPPGEWDPTIRIEPPAAIPSQEVRKRPPELPKEEVDEEEEEARLREESGLSRTGRLFGGLINDVKRKIPWYISDYKDALSMQCVASWIFLYFACLSPIITFGGLLAEATGKHMAAMESLVSGFVCGMGYGFFSGQPLTILGSTGPVLVFESIIYEFCLKMGWEYMTFRFWIGMWVAGICIVLTAIDASALVCYITRFTEENFATLIAFIFIYKAIENVVVIGKNFPVNQGIYDCVCTPPIGSNASVVDYAKYNWDYCESYNGTLVGGDCGTPPTENVFLMSVVLCTGTFIISTLLKDFKNALFFPSIVRQYISDFSVLIAIFAMSFFDYSLGVPTQKLEVPNELKPTLSTRGWLIPPFSEKNPWWSPIIAVFPALLGTILIFMDQQITAVIVNRKENKLKKGCGYHLDLFILSILIAICSLMGLPWFVAATVLSINHVNSLKLESECSAPGEKPQFLGVREQRVTHILIFLTIGVSVLLTPLLGHIPMPVLFGVFLYMGVASLKGLQFFDRILIMFMPAKYQPDYMFLRQVPIKRVHLFTIIQLACLIILWLIKSFSQTSILFPLMLVVMIGIRKALDLVFTRRELKILDDIMPEMTKRAAADDLHKLDAEDNHHQHPPGAGTGPNYNANQSGPTTIHIPLSGSKPSSGSNNGPTVNIPQDRSTVWQQISKDGNGISDQLIIPVTVKVRQINGNHAPPNATLSPRLSPMHEADEYSEAMTNPAGAQQQPQQPQQQPQQISNCKEAAARLEGSSSSQVPGPANITPV
- the Ndae1 gene encoding electroneutral sodium bicarbonate exchanger 1 isoform X11 translates to MNSSSGDDEAPKDPRTGGEDFTQQFTENDFEVTPPAQRVQFILGEDVNDGTHVSHPLFSEMGMLVKEGDEIEWKETARWIKFEEDVEEGGNRWSKPHVATLSLHSLFELRRLLVNGSVMLDMEADNLEVMADLVCDQMVSAGTLPPGVKDKVKDALLRRHRHQHEYAKKTRLPIIRSLADMRNQSSSKIEEHTLGATTPISLTASEPGPPGTNGNPNLSTAAGGMGRFLTVPSGKPSNRALEDMVKSPSNQSMARPGSGTELNEQQHKGNTHFMRKIPPGAEASNILVGEVDFLERTLSCFIRLSSAAVMGDLTEVPVPTRFIFILLGPPGSQSNFHEIGRAMATLMSDEIFHEVAYRARKRDHLLAGVDEFLDAVTVLPPGEWDPTIRIEPPAAIPSQEVRKRPPELPKEEVDEEEEEARLREESGLSRTGRLFGGLINDVKRKIPWYISDYKDALSMQCVASWIFLYFACLSPIITFGGLLAEATGKHMAAMESLVSGFVCGMGYGFFSGQPLTILGSTGPVLVFESIIYEFCLKMGWEYMTFRFWIGMWVAGICIVLTAIDASALVCYITRFTEENFATLIAFIFIYKAIENVVVIGKNFPVNQGIYDCVCTPPIGSNASVVDYAKYNWDYCESYNGTLVGGDCGTPPTENVFLMSVVLCTGTFIISTLLKDFKNALFFPSIVRQYISDFSVLIAIFAMSFFDYSLGVPTQKLEVPNELKPTLSTRGWLIPPFSEKNPWWSPIIAVFPALLGTILIFMDQQITAVIVNRKENKLKKGCGYHLDLFILSILIAICSLMGLPWFVAATVLSINHVNSLKLESECSAPGEKPQFLGVREQRVTHILIFLTIGVSVLLTPLLGHIPMPVLFGVFLYMGVASLKGLQFFDRILIMFMPAKYQPDYMFLRQVPIKRVHLFTIIQLACLIILWLIKSFSQTSILFPLMLVVMIGIRKALDLVFTRRELKILDDIMPEMTKRAAADDLHKLDAEDNHHQHPPGAGTGPNYNANQSGPTTIHIPLSGSKPSSGSNNGPTVNIPQDRSTVWQQISKDGNGISDQLIIPVTVKVRQINGNHAPPNATLSPRLSPMHEADEYSEAMTNPAGAQQQPQQPQQQPQQISNCKEAAARLEGSSSSQVPGPANITPV
- the Ndae1 gene encoding electroneutral sodium bicarbonate exchanger 1 isoform X4, whose translation is MPQQAQLKHIHGHGRLPRVIATDGSRPWTMNSSSGDDEAPKDPRTGGEDFTQQFTENDFEGHRAHTVYVGVHVPGGRRHSQRRRKHHHSGPGGGGGGGGGSIGGSGSVGGGAGKDNTSEKQQEVERPVTPPAQRVQFILGEDVNDGTHVSHPLFSEMGMLVKEGDEIEWKETARWIKFEEDVEEGGNRWSKPHVATLSLHSLFELRRLLVNGSVMLDMEADNLEVMADLVCDQMVSAGTLPPGVKDKVKDALLRRHRHQHEYAKKTRLPIIRSLADMRNQSSSKKKKSNSKKSRPAQNLPVITEDMVKSPSNQSMARPGSGTELNEQQHKGNTHFMRKIPPGAEASNILVGEVDFLERTLSCFIRLSSAAVMGDLTEVPVPTRFIFILLGPPGSQSNFHEIGRAMATLMSDEIFHEVAYRARKRDHLLAGVDEFLDAVTVLPPGEWDPTIRIEPPAAIPSQEVRKRPPELPKEEVDEEEEEARLREESGLSRTGRLFGGLINDVKRKIPWYISDYKDALSMQCVASWIFLYFACLSPIITFGGLLAEATGKHMAAMESLVSGFVCGMGYGFFSGQPLTILGSTGPVLVFESIIYEFCLKMGWEYMTFRFWIGMWVAGICIVLTAIDASALVCYITRFTEENFATLIAFIFIYKAIENVVVIGKNFPVNQGIYDCVCTPPIGSNASVVDYAKYNWDYCESYNGTLVGGDCGTPPTENVFLMSVVLCTGTFIISTLLKDFKNALFFPSIVRQYISDFSVLIAIFAMSFFDYSLGVPTQKLEVPNELKPTLSTRGWLIPPFSEKNPWWSPIIAVFPALLGTILIFMDQQITAVIVNRKENKLKKGCGYHLDLFILSILIAICSLMGLPWFVAATVLSINHVNSLKLESECSAPGEKPQFLGVREQRVTHILIFLTIGVSVLLTPLLGHIPMPVLFGVFLYMGVASLKGLQFFDRILIMFMPAKYQPDYMFLRQVPIKRVHLFTIIQLACLIILWLIKSFSQTSILFPLMLVVMIGIRKALDLVFTRRELKILDDIMPEMTKRAAADDLHKLDAEDNHHQHPPGAGTGPNYNANQSGPTTIHIPLSGSKPSSGSNNGPTVNIPQDRSTVWQQISKDGNGISDQLIIPVTVKVRQINGNHAPPNATLSPRLSPMHEADEYSEAMTNPAGAQQQPQQPQQQPQQISNCKEAAARLEGSSSSQVPGPANITPV